Part of the Plasmodium knowlesi strain H genome assembly, chromosome: 11 genome is shown below.
tttctaTCTAAAATATCGTtaatgatatttttaatttgatCCTCACTGAGCTTGCcccttttctcctccttctctttgGAGGTGTACTTCTTGAGGAGTGCTTCATAATTCTGCTCTAACTTCCGCAGATGCTCGTGCTTAATTTGTGTTTCCACCTTGGAGATACCACCACCTTCCTTTGACGGAGCAAAGATGCTAGAAGCCACTTCCCCTGTGTAACTTTCGCGGGCCAAGAACTCCGACTGCAGAATGATCAAGTAATCCAAATCAAGCAAACCGTCTCGCATACAGCGGAGGAATATATCCTTGATTTGTTCCACCGTGTACTCCTTCAGGCGTCTCAAGGAGCACAGGTAATTGGCATCCTTATATTTCATCAGCCTAATTACGTATATCATAAAATTGGTATCCAATTTTAGGTCATCCGCAGTGTAATTGTGCCACTTGTTCGTTAAGTTGGACTTCTTTAGGTAGGTgataatttcttctcttttgcttctttttccaatGCAACAGAACAACCCACTTACCGAGTCTACTAGCCGGGTGAAGAACAAGCAGAAGGATTTGTACTTCTCGTCTTTCTGCATTAGCTTGCttattttcgttttccccttcttcacaTTTCCCTTGAGGATCTGCTCCGTGTTGGCATCCACCACCACCTGCTCATCACCCACATCGCCCTCGCCAGTTACACCTACACTCTCGCCAGTTACACCTACACTCTCGCCACCCCGCTCATCACCCTCCAAATTGCACTTATCgttaaaagtgaagaaacTGAGGAGGTTCACCACTTCGCTGACATACACAGAGACATCCAACATGCCCTTCGCATAATATTCAGTTGCCTTGAACAGATACGCGGCTGTGTTTAAATCGAGGCATTCTTTCAACTCCCTCTTGATATAGGATCTTACAGATTCGTACTTGGTAGGGTTGTACAAATACTTTTGTTTCTTAATAAGTTTTACCTTTTTGTATATGTGGTGCAGATACAGGTGGTAGTACTCGTCTTCTTTCTGCGCATTcagaaatttcttccttttcggaTCGGGAGTTTCCTCTTTGGGAGGTCCTTGACCTAGGGACTCCCCCTGCATAAGTTCACTACCACTGTCGTGCGTAGCCACAACTCCCTCTTGGAGCTCCCCCCCATTGTCACACACCTGCTGTTCCCTCCATCTAGTTCTGAACTTCCTTCCAATACCCCGACCCTTAACTGCTCTCCCCCCGATGGAGTTGTTCCTCGTGAACCCTaataaaccactcttctccTTAAGAAGGAAGCAGAAGGAAGACGTTAACAGGGCGACAAAAACAATGAGTAAGCTCCCCTTCATTAAAAAGAAGTGCTGTCCTTAGTACCACGTTGCAttcttttcgtttctttgcaaaaagtggaaatagggagggaaaacaaaaaaaaaaaaaaaaaaaaaaaaaaaaaaagctggtcagctagctaaaaaaaattatgtgaaaaaaaaaaaaaaaaaaaaaaaaaattggcccCATTCCCCCGAGGGTTAATACATGGAGAAAGTAAACTTTGCAGCGGAGTAGAAACAGCACAACTCTGTAAACCTTCATGAAGTCACCAGATCGGACCTCACCTTCCAAAGGAGTAGCAGGTCATTTCGGAAATAACTCTGTGTTGTTCCTTGACCAATGAGAAGCCTAAAACCCCCACACAGAaaatgattaaaaggaaatACAATTTCAAGTACTGTTGTGATGACATCTGCGTATTCCCTAGTAGCACATGGCTCAGCGGCACCTGttagggaggaaaaaaaaaaaaaaaatatataataataaaggaaaaaataataaaacggaaaaacaatgaaatggaaaaacatCAAATGACAGGATGAacacatttaaaaaggaatagaaccCAAACGTGAGGCGTGTTTAACTCTCCATGGAATAACtctacacacaatttttttttttttttttttttcctttgcgaaggggaaaaattcaGGCCCAGTTTCGGCTTAACGGCCATTTCGACCTACCAGCTAAAGGTGTCCGCGGGGGAGACTCACCAGGgagaacagaaaaagaaggggaaggtgTACCTGTACAGACTGGAAGAAGACACCGCCGACGATGGAGAAAGATCCGAAATGTGAGCACCgaaaaaagtgttaaaaTAAAGCGTGTCTGCGTTTGTGCAGTTGGCATGGGACCATTCTCCGATATGTTGTCTTCCGCACATGGCTCACTTGTCTTCCAATTAAGCTACCCATTCATCTGGTCCCCATGTTTTTGCCCTTTTTAAAGGACCCCCCTCTTGAAGTACCACAGTGATATAAACTTCCGTAGCGGCGTCCTCCAGTCGAGCTACCTGTTCAGCCAGGACGTAAGTGCAGAGGGGTACATCGATTCTCTTTACCTGACCGTGTTAATCCGACGAAACatacttttattttgcacAGGTTTTAATTTAGCTCCTAATTTATAttatcctatttttttttttttttttttttttttttttttaattttcccatGTTGGGATTCCCTCCAATACACCCGCAGAGCCTCTTATTGGGTAGCGTCTGCGTTAACGGTTTTCACTTGGCCCACGTGAAGGACGGAAGTCACCACCTTCTTTTTGCAACGCCAGATGAAAGAAACAATTCGGGTTAGAGATCCAACGGGTGCAATGGGACAACATATTCATTTGGCATTTCCTACTGGAGGGATGAACAAAATCATTCACATTTTACAAATGCACACCTTTTTAGGCCTTTCCTTTGATGCCTTTGATGGATCCCCTGAGTAATAACTACGtagcgagaaaaaaaggagacaaggaaaggaggaaggagaaaaatatttcaacaGGGAAGAGCCACATTGTTCCCTTCACATTTGTTCCTATTACTCTCCCTCTGTAGAAAAGTTTTCGTTACGTTTAGCAATGGGGATGTGTCTCTCCTCCTGGATGGAAAGGGCACTCAACTATGGTAAGTGTGGTGAGActttaatgaaggaaagagtataTTATATTCAGAAGCTTGGGAATCTATCAGCTCGCACGAAACACCACCCGTTGTTTATCTACCACATCGCTGCGAATAGGCTGCTTCACAAATggatgaacaaataaaactTCACCCCTCCCTTGCAGGAAGGCCCATGAGTACCACGTGTGGACGTGCACATTTAACGGAAGTGAAAACGTAGTGACAACAGGTTTGGAACGCGTCTTTCTGTGTGCAAGTACCAATTAGTAGAGTATCCTCTAGCCagtaatataaatatactttcttctcttctcttctctttttttttcccctccacatGGCAGGATCTGACGATTGCTCCTTTGCGATTTGGGACCTCAGAACGACAACAAGACCGTCAGCAAGGAATATAAAGTAGCACACTTTTTCACGAGAGTTACCCATCAAAAtggggggaggagaaaaaggccCGGATGCCTTCTTATCGTGTAAAAGACGGCTTACTATATCTCTATATGCATTTTCAGGTGggtaaagtttttttttttttttttcccttttgtagGTCCCACTCGCAAGGAGTCACGGTGGTCAAATTCGACAGGTTCCGTCAGCACCTATACACGGCAtcgtaagaaaaaaagaggagataAACGCAAAACCTGTGTATTTCCCCCATGAATGCACATATTCACTTGTGTGTTTCTTCTTACCTTACGTGTGCGTTTTCCCTCCCCGCAGGTACGACAACAAGATTCGCATCTTCGACACTCGAAACGTGCAAGACCCCCTGCAAGCAGTCGACGTGAAGTCCAGCATATGGCGACTTAAGTTTTTGTACAAGTAAGCGGGGCGCAGAATAGCAGTAAGGTTGCCTGTAAAGGTCGACTACTGCAAATTGGAACAGATTAATCACTTTGCCACACCATCACTTCGACAATTCATCACCAtgtcccttccccccctcccccttccaGGGGCACGGACGTGAACGAACTACTAGTTGCGGCCTGCGACGGCGGGGCTCAGTTATTCAAGAAGATCAACGACGGTGCGAACGACGCGCAGACGGAGAAATcatgcatgtgtgtgtgcggaTGTGTGAATGTGTTTCCACATTTGCCGCATATCGTGTGAGCTGACTAAATCTTGTGCCTTCCCCCTCTCCCCTCTTACAGAATTCATTTTTGATAAGGGAATCCCTAATGGTAACGAACTGACCTACGGAATTGACGCCATTGACTTTGCCGAtgtgggaaaggaaaagaaaaaaatttatctgTCTTGCTCCTTTTACAATAAGGAAGTCCAAATATGGGTTTAGTGCCCAAAATGGTATGTTAAAAAGGGttgacgtaaaaaaaaaaggaaataaaaaataaaaggtgtATAGGTCTCCGCATGTATCTTCATTAAGACAAGCCCACTTTTGTTCTGCACTGATACCTTGGAATTGTGCACATTGTtaacgcatttttttttttctgcgttcAGTAGCTAGCTAGGAAGTCATATCcccagctagccatttttttttttttttttttttttttataaaatatctgaacagttcatacttttttaaaGCCTATTTTTGCCCAACTTGTTCTTTTTCGTCCGATCTATTCCTCCACATTTTGATCGCGCGTTTCATTATCATACCCATCTAACTCTGACCCATACGCCCCATCGCACTCTCTTCCATCCCTTTGGTAAGCATCCtcgtcttcattttcttgatCCTcctcttgttcattttgcatattttgaaTAAATTCTTCCTCGTCCTCATCCTTCTCTACATCCTTATCCATCTCCTCTACATCAGGACTTGGTGCCCCATCCTCGCCGTCTCTCTGCTCACCTTCATCATCTTCCCCATCCCCACTGGTATCATTTTCCCCCGTGTGGAAAATGTCTATCCAACTGGTAAGGTAGAGGAGTATTTCGTTAAAACTACGCAAAGTGTTTAGGGTATACTTATTGTCAAGATTGTAAATAAATGGATAATCGAACTTTttgtagtaaaaaaaatgttgtacGTTTGAGGAAATTACGTGATTGTGTTTATCTGTATGTTCATCCAAGAATATAAAGAGAGAGGATCTtttaaaagaggaaatgtCATAaaacttttcttcctttttcatgagaaacacataatttttaaaaaattttttcatatcgTATAAGGGCACGAATTTTCtgttaaaaatgtgtgaaaattttatatcATTTAAGTTGACATATAGATATTCTTCCTGTTGattgtttttttgtgtgtgcagATTTTTAAATAGATTATCATCCTCTCTGTTTAGAAAATGGTAAAAGAACTCTGCGCTTGTGTTATCCAAGCAGATCACGAACAGGTTCTTTATATCGAAGTAGAACAACATCAACATGAGTATCCTCTTTATAATATGGACATTCCGTGAGGTAAGTTCTTCACTGCCATAGTCCAGTTGCGGCCATATAGAAAGGCTCTGTGTTAGGTACGAAATTTTATCGCATATATTTCTCACATGAACGTTGAGGTTCTTCTCGTTCGCGCTCAGGATGAGAATTCCTTTGTCTGTGTCGATGTTTAGTTCCTTGACGGGGGGAAGGTGCTCCTTTTCCTGATCCCCCTTGGTGGAAACGTTAATTACGATGGATTTGTCTTGGTACTTGAGGAAACCGCGATCGCTCATCTTGGGGAGGCACAAATAGGCGCAGCGATCCTCGGCGAAGTTTTGCGTATATTCATGTTGGACCTCCCCAGGGTCGTTGTTTCTCTTTTCGTCACTCACTTTGCTACACTCTTGGTCGCTGAGGTGCGTGCGTTTATCGGGGACAGACATACCCAAGCGCCCCTGCCGAATTTGTTGCACAAAGGATCTCATCGTTCTGAACAACAAAGGGCAATCGTAGTTGTAAAAACTGAAGTTGTTAACACGTAGACTGTTGAGGAAAAGATTCCGGTCGAGAAGATGAAAGatgttgaaattttttaagtcgttaaaatttttctgcAGTTTGGAGAGCCTTTGATTATCGTCAATTAtttctttgattttttctaCGGACAATTCCGCATCTATTTGTTCGAGATTTTCCGGGTCGTCGTTACTGGGCTGTAGAAAGCTAACCTTGGCGATGTTGTCTTTACGTGGGTTATTCGTCTGCTCGGTAGGGCTTATCTGAGCACTTTTACGGATTGATTCTCTGTTCAGATCGTTACATGCACCATCGTTGGGGTTATCATGATCCATGTtgtcttccccctcctcgTAGACCACCGAAACATGTTTGTTAATGTGCTCTGTGcgcgtttcctttttctgttttagGGTTTGAATTGCCATCTTATACTTTCGGAGGTACTGATATTTCAGGTATATAATATGCTTGTACATCCTGTTCCGCAGGACATGAAATTCCTTCTCTGAGATGGAATTGATAAAGTTTCCGTCTAGCTTGAGCAGGTATCTGCCAAGGCTATCGTCAATGTAGAGGTTATCCATGCGTCTGTCGTTTTCGTTGTCCCCGTCGACATTGTTGTCGTCATCATTCTTGTCGTCATCATTGTCGTCGTCATTGGCATTGTAttcgtcttcttcctcttcgttgTCGTTTTTCTCCGCCTCCATCTCCAGCAGCAAGCTAACTTTGTTGTAGTGCTtgtcttcatcttcttcctcccctttcaATTCCTTCCTCAACAGAAGGCTCAGCACGTCATAATTTATGTTGCACAAATTTaggaaattatttctttttaatttttctattcttttaatttcttcctggGGGGTCGATTTGTGTGCGCCCTTTTTCTGCGGGTTCTCTCCCTCGGAGGTCCTCCTACCTccatcttcccctttctcgTGTGTACCATGCCTTAACTGATAATCGCTTCCGATATCGTGGCCACTTGCCTGCCTCTCGCCTCCCCCTAATTCATCGCCCACCTTTCCATTTCCtctgtttactttttttttcctttcctcctcctcgtACTCATAAATGATATCGTTCAGGATCTCCTCATATTCTGAATTCCTT
Proteins encoded:
- a CDS encoding diphthine methyltransferase, putative, giving the protein MIKRKYNFKYCCDDICVFPSSTWLSGTWEKFRPSFGLTAISTYQLKVSAGETHQGEQKKKGKVYLYRLEEDTADDGERSEMTPLLKYHSDINFRSGVLQSSYLFSQDSLLLGSVCVNGFHLAHVKDGSHHLLFATPDERNNSGLSFDAFDGSPEKVFVTFSNGDVSLLLDGKGTQLWKAHEYHVWTCTFNGSENVVTTGSDDCSFAIWDLRTTTRPSARNIKSHSQGVTVVKFDRFRQHLYTASYDNKIRIFDTRNVQDPLQAVDVKSSIWRLKFLYKGTDVNELLVAACDGGAQLFKKINDEFIFDKGIPNGNELTYGIDAIDFADVGKEKKKIYLSCSFYNKEVQIWV